The following proteins are encoded in a genomic region of Haloarcula salinisoli:
- a CDS encoding deoxyuridine 5'-triphosphate nucleotidohydrolase, producing the protein MFKSGQFVAERLDDLTGAQIQPNGVDLRLGAVYEQVEPGRIGREGKTVGDRREVEPEDGVYALDVGGYIVEYGDRVVIPEGHVGFLYPRSSLLRNSCMLDTAVWDAGYEGRGEGLLEVHHPIELEAGARIAQLVLAEAAHEGTYEGSYQGENLE; encoded by the coding sequence ATGTTCAAGAGTGGGCAGTTCGTGGCCGAGCGACTCGACGACCTCACTGGCGCACAGATTCAGCCAAACGGCGTCGACCTTCGGCTGGGTGCGGTGTACGAACAGGTCGAACCCGGCCGTATCGGCCGGGAGGGCAAGACCGTCGGTGACCGGCGCGAGGTCGAGCCCGAGGACGGCGTCTACGCGCTCGACGTGGGCGGCTACATCGTCGAGTACGGCGACCGCGTGGTCATCCCGGAAGGCCACGTCGGCTTTCTCTACCCCCGGTCGTCGCTGTTGCGCAACTCCTGTATGCTGGATACGGCGGTGTGGGACGCGGGCTACGAGGGACGGGGTGAGGGGCTGCTGGAGGTTCACCATCCAATCGAACTGGAAGCTGGCGCGCGCATCGCCCAGCTGGTCCTCGCCGAGGCGGCCCACGAGGGGACCTACGAGGGGAGTTATCAGGGAGAGAATCTGGAGTAG
- a CDS encoding HalOD1 output domain-containing protein yields the protein MKSDNGTVYMIRGHEDDEWVSPEPAEAVITEALFDATGLTEDDIDYIGSYVDAAKLRAVVGEGDDDTITFDVEGNEITVTAGGDVTVA from the coding sequence ATGAAATCGGACAACGGAACAGTGTACATGATACGGGGTCACGAAGACGACGAGTGGGTCAGCCCCGAACCTGCAGAGGCCGTGATCACCGAGGCGCTGTTCGACGCCACCGGCCTCACCGAGGACGACATCGACTACATCGGCTCGTACGTCGACGCGGCGAAACTGCGCGCGGTCGTCGGCGAAGGCGACGACGATACAATCACGTTCGACGTCGAGGGCAACGAGATAACGGTGACGGCCGGTGGCGACGTGACAGTGGCCTAA
- a CDS encoding helix-turn-helix domain-containing protein, translating to MIVTFHIETGFLREAAGRLPDGAVSIQRLHRTEGGCRAAVWVDVADRDTVDTALAADDTAGPTSHLGPEAEGHWYVVTTVDEPLDAMSRGLLTADGMLVRADLIEDEWVVQARFPDRSSLLTFREDLVADGFDVEVKQMREDEDEASTQFGVTDPQREVLLLALERGYYTVPRNASLSDLAAQLDISSQAASERLRRGTQTLVANTLAAPARPSIGSRQH from the coding sequence GTGATAGTCACATTTCACATAGAGACAGGGTTCCTTCGAGAGGCCGCGGGGCGACTCCCCGACGGGGCCGTCTCGATACAGCGGCTGCACCGCACCGAGGGTGGCTGTCGGGCGGCAGTCTGGGTCGACGTCGCCGACCGTGACACTGTCGACACGGCGCTGGCCGCCGACGACACCGCTGGCCCGACGTCACATCTGGGGCCGGAGGCAGAGGGTCACTGGTACGTTGTCACGACGGTCGACGAACCGCTCGACGCGATGAGTCGCGGGTTGCTGACCGCCGACGGGATGCTGGTTCGGGCCGACCTCATCGAGGACGAATGGGTCGTTCAGGCCCGGTTCCCCGACCGAAGCTCCTTGCTTACGTTCCGCGAGGACCTCGTCGCCGACGGCTTCGACGTGGAAGTCAAACAGATGCGCGAAGACGAGGACGAGGCGTCGACGCAGTTCGGTGTGACCGACCCACAGCGGGAGGTCCTGCTGCTCGCGCTGGAACGGGGCTACTACACGGTCCCACGCAACGCCTCGCTCTCGGACCTGGCCGCACAGCTGGACATCTCCAGTCAGGCCGCTTCCGAGCGGCTCCGGCGGGGGACCCAGACGCTCGTCGCGAACACGCTCGCCGCGCCCGCGCGCCCGTCTATCGGGTCACGACAGCACTGA
- the queC gene encoding 7-cyano-7-deazaguanine synthase QueC: MTTSNDRAVVLASGGMDSATAAYEAQARGYDELYLLHTSYGQNTEQREFECARALADHVDAADFCHVETSHLQQIGGSSLTDDEMDVAEADTDSDEIPSSYVPFRNANLLSMAVSYAEANDCTAVFIGAHSEDFSGYPDCRPAFFEAFQQVVDVGTKPDTDISLVAPFVEWSKTDIAERGLELGVAYEDTWSCYRSDEPACGACDACAFRLQSFQTLGEKDPIEYEQRPDYSD, translated from the coding sequence ATGACGACTTCCAACGACCGCGCTGTCGTGCTCGCCTCCGGCGGCATGGACAGCGCCACGGCGGCCTACGAGGCACAGGCACGCGGCTACGACGAGCTGTATCTCCTGCACACGAGCTACGGCCAGAACACCGAACAGCGCGAGTTCGAGTGCGCCCGGGCGCTCGCCGACCACGTCGACGCGGCCGACTTCTGTCACGTCGAGACGAGCCATCTCCAGCAAATCGGCGGCTCGTCGCTGACCGACGACGAGATGGACGTAGCGGAGGCCGACACCGACAGCGACGAGATTCCGAGTTCCTACGTCCCGTTCCGCAACGCGAACCTGCTGTCGATGGCCGTTTCCTACGCCGAAGCGAACGACTGTACGGCGGTGTTCATCGGCGCTCACAGCGAGGACTTCTCGGGGTATCCCGACTGCCGGCCCGCCTTCTTCGAGGCGTTTCAGCAGGTCGTCGACGTTGGGACGAAACCCGACACCGATATCTCACTGGTCGCGCCCTTCGTCGAGTGGTCGAAGACCGACATCGCCGAGCGCGGCCTGGAACTCGGGGTGGCCTACGAAGACACGTGGAGCTGTTATCGGAGCGACGAGCCCGCGTGTGGGGCCTGTGACGCCTGTGCGTTCCGGCTGCAGTCGTTCCAGACGCTGGGCGAAAAGGACCCAATCGAGTACGAACAGCGGCCCGACTACAGCGACTAA
- a CDS encoding methylglyoxal synthase yields MTRVALIAHDDEKSTMIDLVEEYEAVLSNFDLVATGTTGQRIRTETGLDVERKESGPVGGDTQIGAEVVEGEVDGVVFLQDPMTAQPHEPDIGALVRICDVHDVPLATCRSAGEYVIEGLARDAESTD; encoded by the coding sequence GTGACACGAGTCGCCCTCATCGCCCACGACGACGAGAAGTCGACGATGATAGACCTCGTCGAGGAGTACGAGGCCGTGCTGTCGAATTTCGACCTGGTCGCGACGGGCACGACCGGCCAGCGCATCAGGACGGAGACGGGGCTGGACGTCGAACGCAAGGAGAGTGGTCCTGTCGGCGGAGACACTCAGATCGGCGCGGAGGTCGTCGAGGGCGAGGTCGACGGCGTCGTCTTCCTGCAGGACCCGATGACCGCCCAGCCACACGAGCCCGACATCGGCGCGCTGGTGCGTATCTGTGACGTTCACGACGTCCCGCTGGCGACGTGTCGGTCGGCCGGCGAGTACGTCATCGAGGGGCTCGCCCGCGACGCCGAATCGACCGATTAG